One stretch of Nitrospinota bacterium DNA includes these proteins:
- the metK gene encoding methionine adenosyltransferase: MNLGNFLFTSESVSEGHPDKVADQISDSILDAILEKDSKARVACETMVTTGFAVVAGEITTDCYIEVPQIVRNTIKDIGYSHSDMGFDFETCGVLVSFDQQSRDIAQGVNDDKHEQGAGDQGMMFGYATNETKELMPMPIMYAHKLVRKLAELRKNGVLPYLRPDSKSQVSVRYENHKPVAIETVVISTQHTPETKNKQMRAEITEQVINKVIPEKYRAKKMKIHINPTGRFVVGGPHGDCGLTGRKIIVDTYGGFSRHGGGAFSGKDPSKVDRSAAYMARYIAKNLVAAKIADRCEVQLAYAIGVADPVSIYVETFGTCKVNPEILEDLIRSHFLLKPAGIVKSLDLMKPRYKKTAAYGHFGRTEKEFTWEQTDKAKALAKDAGL, encoded by the coding sequence ATGAACTTAGGCAATTTTCTTTTTACATCCGAATCGGTTTCCGAGGGCCACCCGGACAAAGTCGCTGACCAGATTTCCGATTCCATTTTAGATGCAATTCTTGAAAAGGATTCCAAAGCCAGGGTTGCCTGCGAAACTATGGTCACCACGGGATTTGCCGTCGTTGCCGGAGAAATTACCACCGATTGCTACATAGAGGTTCCTCAAATTGTCCGCAATACCATCAAAGACATTGGCTACAGCCATTCGGATATGGGATTCGACTTTGAAACCTGCGGGGTTCTGGTGTCGTTTGACCAACAATCCAGAGATATTGCTCAGGGAGTCAACGACGACAAACACGAGCAGGGAGCGGGCGACCAGGGAATGATGTTCGGATATGCTACCAATGAAACCAAAGAATTGATGCCAATGCCCATCATGTATGCGCATAAACTGGTTAGAAAACTGGCTGAATTAAGAAAAAATGGAGTTCTCCCCTATCTCCGGCCAGACAGCAAGTCTCAGGTCTCCGTCCGCTACGAGAATCACAAACCTGTCGCCATTGAAACCGTTGTCATCTCGACCCAGCACACCCCCGAGACTAAAAATAAACAAATGCGTGCTGAGATCACAGAGCAGGTCATCAATAAAGTCATACCGGAAAAATATCGGGCCAAAAAGATGAAGATCCACATCAACCCGACAGGCCGGTTCGTGGTTGGTGGTCCTCATGGGGATTGCGGCTTGACCGGAAGAAAAATAATCGTCGACACCTACGGTGGGTTTTCACGTCATGGCGGCGGCGCCTTTTCCGGAAAAGACCCGTCCAAAGTGGATCGGTCCGCGGCTTATATGGCCCGCTACATTGCAAAGAATCTGGTTGCCGCTAAAATCGCCGATCGGTGTGAAGTCCAGCTCGCCTACGCCATTGGAGTGGCCGACCCGGTATCCATTTACGTGGAAACTTTCGGAACTTGTAAAGTCAATCCCGAAATTCTGGAGGATTTGATCCGCTCTCACTTTCTTCTCAAACCTGCAGGGATTGTCAAATCTTTGGATTTGATGAAACCTCGATACAAAAAGACCGCCGCCTATGGCCATTTTGGACGCACGGAAAAGGAGTTTACCTGGGAGCAAACAGATAAAGCCAAGGCATTGGCAAAAGATGCGGGGCTGTAA
- a CDS encoding methyltransferase domain-containing protein, whose amino-acid sequence MWGKFYQLNYWRLGFKTSLYDLLTPQAYRESARRCIQSIPIQKGQVLLDVGCGSGLLIEYLQDQLEFGVRYLGTDIQFPGLKRAMGKTPQGKELQTLFFNSDLTQPLPIKKESIDIIVAHFSLYTIIDVEIRKRILSNLKEILRPRGLMVIVNPSRQYDAKRIIRESAEEVRAQRGVWAAWTKRWLVYPFTYYLGLKFIERQLKQDKWQAFSLEELCEEIESVGLPVVHTESLYAGGAHLVTGRRPSETS is encoded by the coding sequence ATGTGGGGGAAATTTTATCAATTGAATTACTGGCGGCTCGGTTTTAAAACCAGTTTATACGATCTTTTAACACCCCAGGCCTATCGAGAGTCCGCCCGTCGCTGTATCCAGAGCATCCCCATCCAAAAAGGGCAGGTGCTATTGGATGTCGGATGTGGGTCTGGATTACTGATTGAATATTTACAGGACCAGCTGGAATTTGGTGTGCGGTATTTGGGGACCGATATTCAGTTTCCGGGCCTGAAACGAGCTATGGGAAAGACGCCACAAGGAAAAGAATTGCAGACATTATTTTTTAATAGTGATTTGACTCAGCCCCTTCCCATTAAAAAAGAATCTATTGATATCATTGTGGCACACTTTTCGCTGTACACCATTATCGATGTTGAAATCCGAAAAAGAATTTTATCAAATTTGAAAGAAATTCTCAGACCCAGAGGTTTGATGGTGATCGTCAACCCTTCCAGGCAATACGATGCAAAGCGTATTATCAGGGAAAGCGCTGAAGAGGTGAGGGCGCAAAGAGGGGTTTGGGCCGCATGGACTAAAAGGTGGCTTGTATATCCCTTCACCTACTATCTGGGATTGAAGTTCATCGAACGACAATTAAAGCAGGATAAGTGGCAGGCTTTCAGTCTGGAAGAATTATGTGAAGAGATAGAATCCGTGGGATTACCAGTGGTTCATACCGAATCCCTGTATGCAGGCGGTGCGCATCTGGTGACGGGACGGCGGCCTTCCGAGACTTCTTAA
- the ptsP gene encoding phosphoenolpyruvate--protein phosphotransferase, with protein MLKGIALSKGVAIGKAYLLDSSKFCILKQKLDSDEVEAEVKRFRQAIELSKQQMQEIKQRASKVADKYAVILDTYSLLLEDEVIVNDTIENIKVNKLNAEWALTETLSKFTKLFNNINDDYLKGKKDDLDLVVHGIIRNLIGHSQEKLSEIDEPVILISHTLSPSDTIAMPKNLVLGMATEVGGKTSHVAIFASALGIPLVGGIRNLTGRVNSGDQIIVDGIDGSVIVNPSEKQLRNYQKKQGNYRHYEQTLLKNIHEPARTLDDVPIKLMANIESPEDVKSLRKYGAEGVGLYRTEFLYLMAKTLPTENDLYENFKKVAQEIAPQPVVIRTLDIGMDKQLVVMNGDPENNPALGLRGIRMSLSNPEIFMRQLKAILRASLYGNVKILFPMISSVDEFIEAKELLEIAKHDLQKKQIPFNEDIPVGAMVETPAAAICVEHLLKEADFISVGTNDLIQYLLAVDRTNENVAQLYQPFHPSVLKTLKGIFEAGKNSGKEFSVCGELGGDPLATAVLLGLGNHQELSMEPHSIPKVKKIIRKITLEEARQMANHVLSLSSTEEINRFILKEMQSRFPSDFDRDLSFAEKLIPTVKNTNSI; from the coding sequence GTGCTCAAAGGAATTGCATTATCCAAGGGTGTTGCCATTGGCAAGGCGTATCTTCTGGATAGTTCCAAGTTCTGCATCCTCAAACAAAAGTTGGACTCAGATGAGGTGGAAGCAGAAGTCAAGCGATTCCGGCAGGCGATTGAACTGTCCAAACAACAAATGCAGGAGATCAAACAACGCGCCAGCAAAGTTGCAGACAAATATGCGGTTATCCTGGATACTTACTCTCTGTTGCTGGAAGACGAGGTCATTGTCAATGACACCATCGAAAATATAAAAGTTAACAAGTTAAATGCGGAGTGGGCATTAACCGAGACCCTTTCCAAGTTCACCAAACTCTTCAATAACATCAACGACGATTACCTGAAAGGCAAAAAGGACGATCTCGACCTTGTCGTCCATGGGATCATCCGTAATCTGATCGGCCACAGCCAGGAAAAACTTTCGGAAATTGATGAACCTGTCATCCTGATTTCCCACACTTTAAGCCCATCCGATACCATTGCCATGCCCAAAAACCTGGTATTGGGAATGGCCACTGAAGTGGGCGGAAAAACTTCCCACGTAGCAATTTTCGCTTCCGCTTTGGGAATCCCTCTGGTAGGAGGCATCAGGAATTTGACTGGCCGGGTCAACTCAGGCGATCAAATAATAGTCGATGGGATCGACGGGAGCGTCATCGTCAATCCGTCAGAAAAACAACTCAGGAACTATCAGAAAAAGCAGGGGAATTACCGGCATTACGAGCAAACGCTGCTGAAAAATATTCACGAACCGGCTCGAACTCTGGATGACGTTCCCATCAAACTCATGGCCAATATTGAGTCGCCGGAAGACGTAAAATCCTTAAGAAAATACGGTGCTGAAGGGGTCGGACTTTACAGGACGGAGTTTCTCTACCTGATGGCGAAAACGCTCCCCACCGAGAACGACCTCTACGAAAATTTCAAAAAGGTGGCACAGGAGATCGCCCCGCAACCAGTGGTCATTCGGACCCTGGATATCGGCATGGACAAACAACTCGTGGTTATGAACGGGGACCCCGAAAACAACCCTGCATTGGGATTGCGGGGAATTCGCATGTCGCTTTCCAACCCGGAAATATTCATGCGCCAGTTAAAAGCCATCCTGCGGGCGAGTCTTTATGGAAATGTTAAGATCCTTTTTCCCATGATATCCTCTGTGGATGAATTCATTGAAGCAAAAGAGCTTCTGGAAATTGCAAAGCATGACCTGCAAAAAAAACAAATCCCTTTCAATGAGGATATCCCCGTCGGAGCCATGGTGGAAACACCAGCCGCAGCTATTTGTGTCGAGCACCTGCTGAAAGAGGCTGATTTTATCAGCGTCGGGACCAATGACCTGATTCAATACCTGCTCGCTGTGGATCGAACCAATGAAAATGTAGCGCAATTGTATCAGCCCTTTCATCCATCCGTTCTTAAAACTTTGAAAGGTATTTTTGAAGCCGGAAAAAATTCCGGGAAAGAGTTCTCCGTTTGTGGAGAACTGGGGGGAGACCCGCTGGCCACCGCTGTCCTGTTAGGTTTGGGAAATCATCAGGAGTTGAGTATGGAACCCCATTCCATTCCCAAGGTAAAAAAAATAATCCGAAAAATAACTCTGGAAGAAGCCAGGCAGATGGCGAATCATGTTTTAAGCCTCTCTTCCACGGAAGAAATCAACCGTTTCATATTGAAGGAAATGCAATCGAGATTTCCTTCTGATTTTGACCGGGATCTATCTTTTGCGGAAAAACTGATCCCTACCGTGAAAAATACAAACTCAATTTAA